DNA from Actinoplanes sp. SE50/110:
CGGCCGGACCGTGCCGCGCGATCCGCACCGACCGGTCCCCCGCGGCGAGCCGCCCGGCCGCCGCCGCGGCCAGCTCGATCGGCCGGGTCACGAACCGGGCCAGCAGCGCACCGGAGAGCGCCCCACCGACCAGGCCGGCCAGCAGCGCCCACCAGACGCTGCCCAGCACCCGCAGCGCCAGCCCCGACGCGGCCGGTCGGGTCAGCACCACCCCGGCGTCCACCCCGGTCAGCGGCCGCCCGGCGATGAACGAGGGCCGCCCGCCGACCCGGCCGGCCGCGTCGACCAGGGCGCCGCCGCTGATCTGGGCGATCACCCGGGGCGGCAGCCCGGCGCGATCCGGCACACCACGCCTGATCAGGTAGATCTCGATGTCGTCGGCTCGCAGACGATTCGCGATCCGTTCCCGGGCGGCCGGTTTCTCGTCGGTGAGCAGCTCGACGGCGATCGCCGACTTCTCCACCAGCTCGGCGCGCACCTGCGTGTTCGTGGACCGCATCGCCACCGGCACGGCGACCAGCGCGGTCACGATCACCGAAACCACCGCCGTGGCCACGGTGACCAGGACCGCCCGCCCGGTCAGCGTCCGGAGGAACTCACGCATCCCCGCCGCCCCGATCCGACCCACCGGCACCTGCCCGCCGCCACCGGACGCCACCTGTCCGAACCACCCTGGCCCGCCACCACCGGATGCCACCTGTCCGAACCACCCTGGCCCGCCACCACCGGATGCCACCTGCCCGGACCACCCCGGCCCGCCACCGAATGTCACGCATCGGCGGTGTAGCCCACGCCGCGGACCGTGCGGATCAGGCCGGCCGCGCCGCCGAGCTTGGCCCGGACCTGGGCCACGTGCACGTCCACCGTGCGGGTGCCGGCGTGCGAGGCGTAGCCCCAGACCGCGGCCAGCAGCTCCTCCCGGGTGAACACCCGCCCGGGCCGGCCGAGCAGGTGCGCGAGCAGATCAAACTCGGTCGCGGTCAGCGTCACCGCCTGCCCGTCCACGGTGGCCGCGCGGCGGCTCCGGTCGAGCGCGACCGGGCCCAGTCGGCGCACGCCGTCCTCCTCCGGCGGCCCGGCGGCCCGCCGCAGCAGCGCCTTGACCCGGGTGACCAGCTCACGCGGGCTGAACGGCTTGGTGACGTAGTCGTCCCCACCCAGCTCAAGGCCGAGGATCCGGTCGACCTCGTCGTCCCGCGCGGTCAGGAAGATCACCGGCGTCCAGTCGCCGTCGGCGCGCAGTCGGCGGCAGATCTCCGTCCCGTCCATCCCGGGCAGCGCGATGTCCAGGATGCACGCCACCGGCCGCAGCCGCCGCGCCGCCGCCAGCCCCGCGGCGCCGTCGTGCTCGACCTGCACCCCGAATCCCTCCCGGCTCAGATAGAGCCGGACCAGGTCGGCGATCGGCCGCTCATCCTCGACGACCAGGACGAGCCCCTTCGACGCATCGCTCACCGCCACATCATGCCGCCCTCCGATCCGCTTCCATGTTCGAGCAAGGTAAAGCCCGGCACAGCCCGGCAGACCCCACTCTTCGCCCCCGGGACAACCCGGTGCCGGCTCGCCAGCGTCGTGAGGGTTAGGCCGGAACGGGGCGGAGTTCGGAGAGAAGTCCGAAGATCCAGATCATGGAAACCCGGCCATAGCGGTCGGCACCCGCCTACCCGGGACGGGGGAACCCCCGATCAGGCGACTTGATCACCACAGCGTCACCCCGCCGACGCTCAGCAGCTTGGGCACGCTCCCAAATCTCTGTCAGGGCCAAGGAAAGCGCTCTCCCTCCGTGCTATAAAGGCCCTGCCGCGTGGGCCGCGGTCCAGCAGCGGGCTCCGGCCGTGTTCTGACACGTGCGTCCACGCCCGGCGCCCTGAGCCGGGCGAGGCGTCGCACACGGGGGGATGCCTCGCCCCACAGCATCCGGCGATGGCCGTCCACCCCGGGCGGCCATCGCCGCGGGCCGCGGTGTCCCGCCGGACCGGGTCGGTGCGCGGCGGCGCGCCTCACGACGTACCACCAATCGGGTTGTCAACGCTGCGCGGAGAGCAACGCCTCGAGCATCGTCTTGTAGGCCGCCGGGGTGACGATCGGAATGCCGTACTGCCGGGCGAGCTTGGCCACCCCGGAGAGCGAATCCGGATCGGCCGCCACCAGCAGTCGCGTCTGTTTGGTGACTTTCCGCGCGGTCCGCAGACCGTGGGTCAGCGCGTCCACCTCGAGATGCTCGCGCGGCGGGTGCAGGTCACCGGTGAAGACGACCTGGTCACCCGGGGTGAGCTGCCACCGGGTGACCTGAGCGGCCGGTTCGGCGAGCGCCCGGTCGACGTCGGCCGAGGTGAGACCGAGAAGCTCGGCGACGCCGTCCAGGTCGAGGCGTTCGGCCGGGGTGAGGATCTGATCGGCGAGCGCTACCGTGGCCAGCCCACACAGGTAGCGGTGGTGCAGCAGCTCGGCGTCGGCCCGGGACAGCCCGATCCTGGCGGCGATCGCGACCAGCTGATCGGCCTCGCTCGCCGAGATGTGCCGATCCAGCAGCACACCGTCGAGCAGCGCCAGGTAAGCGTCGGCCTTCGGGTCGAGCTGGCGGGGCAGGCGGTCGACGAGCCGGGTGAGGAAGTGCGGCTCGCGCTCCTCGGGACGGCGACGCGGGACGGCGGCGACCGTGGTCACTCTCAGCCGCGGCCAGTCGGCCTGCCGGGCACTGTCCAGCAGCTCGGCCCAGGGTGGCGGATCACCCGCCCGCTCCAGGTAGTAACCGAGCAGCTCGCCGGCGGCCCGGGCGCCGTGCAACGCGGACTGTTCGCGGTGCGGACCTAGTCCGGCGGCGGCCCGGCACGCCGCCAGGCTCCGCGACGCGGTCGGCAGGAAATGTCCGGCCAGGCGCATGGTGCACAGACCGCGCTCGTCGTCGACCGGCACGGCGACACCCAGCTTGCCGAACTCGGCGGTGAGGAAGCCGGCGTCGAAGAGCAGATTGTGCGCGACGATCAGACGTCCGGCCAGCCGCTCGGCGATCTGACCGGCCAGCTCGGCGAAGACCGGCGCGCGGCGGGCCTCGGCGCCGCTGATCCCGTGCAGCTCCTGCGGGCCGAGATCCCGGTCCGGATTGACGAGGGTGCACCATTCGTCGAGAACCTTGCCGGTCTCGTCCAGCCGCACGATCGCGATCTCCACGATCCGGTCGTGCCAGGTGGTCTTGGTGCCGGTGGTCTGCAGGTCGACGACGGCGTACATGAGAAAGAAAATTAGGCGAAGCCCGGGGTCCGGCGCCAGCGGGCCCGCCGGGGCACCGTGGTCCCATGACAGCCGGCGAGGACCAGCGTGATCAGCGCTACCTCACCACCCGGATCACCGCCGACGGGCGCGACGGCCATCCCGGCGAAGCCGGGCGATGTCGGCTGGTGGTGAGCCGCGCGATCATCGTCCGCCGGCTGTGTCGTCCCGGCCGGCCCGGATCCGAGCGCCCGGCACACCCCGCACGGCCGTGAGTCCCCTCGGCGGCCGCCCGTTCGGCGACGGCACTCCCCCGGGCCCGGTCAGTCTCCGCTGAGTACCGCTCGCAGCAGGTCGGCGAGCTGGGACCGCTGGGCCGGGGTGAGGTGGGCCAGGAGCCGCTGCTGCTCGGCGAGGCCGGCGGTGACGGCCTGGTCGGCAACCTGGAAACCCTGCTCGGTGAGGGAGACCAGGACGCCGCGGCGGTCGTCCGGGTCGGGTGACCGGGCGACCAGGCCGGCCTTCTCCAGACGGTCGAGGCGGGCGGTGGTGCCACCGGTGCTGAGCATCATCGAGGCGGCCAGGGCGCCCGGGGACAGCCGGAAGGGCGCTCCGGAGCGACGCAGGGTGGCGAGCACGTCGAATTCGGGGCGGCCGATGCCGTACGCCGCGTAGGCGCGCTCGCCGGCGTCCGAGGCGATGCGGGCGATGCGCTGGATGCGGCCGAAGACGCCCATCGCAGTGGTTTCCAGGTCGGGGCGCTCGACGGCCCACTGGGCCAGGATCCGAT
Protein-coding regions in this window:
- a CDS encoding response regulator transcription factor; amino-acid sequence: MAVSDASKGLVLVVEDERPIADLVRLYLSREGFGVQVEHDGAAGLAAARRLRPVACILDIALPGMDGTEICRRLRADGDWTPVIFLTARDDEVDRILGLELGGDDYVTKPFSPRELVTRVKALLRRAAGPPEEDGVRRLGPVALDRSRRAATVDGQAVTLTATEFDLLAHLLGRPGRVFTREELLAAVWGYASHAGTRTVDVHVAQVRAKLGGAAGLIRTVRGVGYTADA
- a CDS encoding exonuclease domain-containing protein — translated: MYAVVDLQTTGTKTTWHDRIVEIAIVRLDETGKVLDEWCTLVNPDRDLGPQELHGISGAEARRAPVFAELAGQIAERLAGRLIVAHNLLFDAGFLTAEFGKLGVAVPVDDERGLCTMRLAGHFLPTASRSLAACRAAAGLGPHREQSALHGARAAGELLGYYLERAGDPPPWAELLDSARQADWPRLRVTTVAAVPRRRPEEREPHFLTRLVDRLPRQLDPKADAYLALLDGVLLDRHISASEADQLVAIAARIGLSRADAELLHHRYLCGLATVALADQILTPAERLDLDGVAELLGLTSADVDRALAEPAAQVTRWQLTPGDQVVFTGDLHPPREHLEVDALTHGLRTARKVTKQTRLLVAADPDSLSGVAKLARQYGIPIVTPAAYKTMLEALLSAQR
- a CDS encoding MarR family winged helix-turn-helix transcriptional regulator; the encoded protein is MREPDGVDRILAQWAVERPDLETTAMGVFGRIQRIARIASDAGERAYAAYGIGRPEFDVLATLRRSGAPFRLSPGALAASMMLSTGGTTARLDRLEKAGLVARSPDPDDRRGVLVSLTEQGFQVADQAVTAGLAEQQRLLAHLTPAQRSQLADLLRAVLSGD